In Quadrisphaera sp. DSM 44207, one DNA window encodes the following:
- a CDS encoding DUF6049 family protein, whose amino-acid sequence MRRRRPARAAAHLAAALALALGGGAPGAAAAAPAPPSEDAAAAAPAPTPAPTPASPPPVDAPPAPAPVEGVQVQLESVGPVVVRPQDVLQVRARVTNGTDQVLEGARVLLCVGTQALTTRAAVAAWADGSAGGRGDRCQRDPQLAQPLPPGASATVDLSAPAAELGLTAAWGPRGMTVEVVEDQVVDGAYPGLDAERSFLVWLPDGSAPASVDLTVLAPVVAGPPDVLSAAVPAERLEDLTATGGRLDRVLQAAAAPGVVLVLDPAVLSSAASADARAQAWVQRLRERARTQEVLALPQADPDVAALAQAGRPELYQLAEEQGRSNVQALLGAPARSDLSWPAGGRAGPAAIDLARASGRTAVVLSADAVPAAAAAAGGVPPTRVLLEDGGPAAAGLLVDPAVSAVLTAGTTLGAGGEPGAAAAAAARLLADSAVTAAARADAADAAERAPSLLLALPRDWNADPAATATVLGALTGAPWLVPTALADLLTAQPVASVAVPQDPVADALAADGVHAAADAVAEVERVAGVLTDPAARLEQVRASAVAAASAGWRADPDGWRAGLASLAERAGSVAGAVRVVPGSTVNVISSRVDLPVTLVNDLEQDAQVVVTLRSPTPRVRPEGPVEVRLAAGSQQAVTLPVRALASGDTELQVVVSTPQGQPLGEPATLSVRVRADWEGRGVAVAAAVLALVLVLGLVRTVRRGRRDQPPPPPATPPSPAAPAAPPAASAASAASAAPPAGSAAPPAPPARTSLEVPDRSDRSDRQDTEVRTDG is encoded by the coding sequence GTGAGGCGCCGGCGCCCGGCCCGGGCCGCCGCGCACCTCGCCGCCGCCCTGGCGCTCGCGCTCGGCGGCGGCGCCCCGGGCGCCGCCGCGGCCGCTCCGGCGCCGCCGTCCGAGGACGCCGCCGCGGCCGCTCCGGCGCCGACGCCGGCACCGACGCCCGCATCGCCCCCACCGGTGGACGCGCCGCCCGCACCGGCGCCCGTGGAGGGCGTGCAGGTGCAGCTGGAGTCGGTCGGTCCCGTCGTCGTCCGCCCCCAGGACGTGCTGCAGGTGCGCGCCCGCGTCACCAACGGCACCGACCAGGTGCTGGAGGGGGCGCGGGTGCTGCTGTGCGTGGGCACCCAGGCGCTCACCACGCGCGCGGCGGTGGCGGCGTGGGCCGACGGCTCCGCGGGCGGGCGCGGGGACCGGTGCCAGCGCGACCCGCAGCTGGCCCAGCCGCTGCCCCCGGGCGCCTCCGCGACGGTCGACCTGAGCGCCCCCGCCGCGGAACTGGGCCTGACCGCCGCGTGGGGGCCGCGGGGGATGACCGTCGAGGTCGTCGAGGACCAGGTCGTGGACGGCGCCTACCCGGGCCTGGACGCCGAGCGCAGCTTCCTCGTCTGGCTGCCGGACGGCTCCGCGCCGGCGTCCGTGGACCTGACGGTCCTCGCGCCCGTGGTCGCCGGGCCTCCCGACGTCCTGTCCGCCGCCGTGCCGGCCGAGCGCCTGGAGGACCTCACCGCGACCGGCGGCCGCCTCGACCGGGTGCTGCAGGCCGCCGCCGCCCCCGGCGTCGTGCTGGTGCTCGACCCCGCGGTGCTCAGCTCCGCGGCGTCCGCCGACGCCCGAGCCCAGGCGTGGGTGCAGCGGCTGCGCGAGCGCGCCCGCACCCAGGAGGTGCTCGCCCTGCCGCAGGCCGACCCGGACGTCGCGGCGCTCGCGCAGGCCGGCCGGCCGGAGCTGTACCAGCTGGCCGAGGAGCAGGGGCGCAGCAACGTGCAGGCGCTGCTCGGCGCTCCGGCGCGCAGCGACCTGTCGTGGCCCGCCGGCGGCAGGGCCGGCCCCGCCGCGATCGACCTGGCGCGCGCCTCCGGGCGCACGGCGGTCGTGCTCTCCGCGGACGCGGTCCCGGCCGCCGCGGCCGCCGCGGGCGGCGTCCCGCCGACGCGGGTGCTGCTCGAGGACGGCGGCCCGGCGGCGGCGGGGCTGCTCGTCGACCCGGCCGTGTCGGCCGTGCTCACCGCCGGCACCACCCTGGGCGCCGGAGGCGAGCCGGGCGCCGCCGCCGCGGCGGCGGCGCGCCTGCTGGCCGACAGCGCCGTCACCGCCGCCGCCCGGGCCGACGCGGCGGACGCCGCGGAGCGGGCGCCGTCCCTGCTGCTCGCCCTGCCGCGCGACTGGAACGCCGACCCCGCGGCCACCGCCACCGTGCTGGGCGCCCTCACCGGCGCCCCGTGGCTGGTGCCGACGGCGCTGGCCGACCTGCTCACCGCCCAGCCCGTGGCGAGCGTCGCGGTGCCGCAGGACCCGGTGGCCGACGCCCTCGCCGCGGACGGCGTGCACGCGGCGGCGGACGCCGTGGCGGAGGTGGAGCGGGTCGCGGGCGTCCTGACCGACCCGGCGGCGCGGCTGGAGCAGGTGCGGGCCTCCGCGGTCGCGGCCGCCTCCGCCGGGTGGCGCGCCGACCCCGACGGCTGGCGCGCCGGGCTGGCCTCCCTCGCGGAGCGGGCCGGCTCCGTCGCCGGCGCGGTGCGGGTGGTGCCGGGCAGCACGGTCAACGTCATCTCCTCGCGCGTGGACCTGCCCGTCACGCTCGTCAACGACCTCGAGCAAGACGCGCAGGTAGTGGTGACCCTGCGCTCCCCGACGCCGCGCGTGCGCCCCGAGGGGCCCGTGGAGGTGCGCCTGGCCGCGGGCAGCCAGCAGGCCGTCACGCTGCCGGTGCGGGCCCTCGCGAGCGGCGACACCGAGCTGCAGGTCGTCGTCAGCACCCCGCAGGGGCAGCCGCTCGGCGAGCCCGCGACGCTGTCCGTGCGCGTGCGCGCCGACTGGGAGGGCCGCGGCGTCGCCGTGGCGGCCGCCGTGCTCGCCCTCGTGCTGGTCCTCGGCCTCGTGCGCACCGTGCGGCGGGGACGGCGCGACCAGCCCCCGCCGCCGCCGGCGACTCCGCCCTCCCCCGCGGCGCCCGCAGCGCCGCCCGCAGCGTCAGCAGCGTCGGCAGCGTCGGCAGCGCCGCCCGCAGGGTCGGCAGCGCCGCCCGCGCCGCCCGCCAGGACGAGCCTCGAGGTCCCCGACCGCTCCGACCGCTCCGACCGGCAGGACACCGAGGTGCGCACCGATGGCTGA
- a CDS encoding NUDIX hydrolase — MPPGERRPRPRPGAREVAARPGEPERRAARGSSPAGARPASRPGRGGVRTVEETSAGGLVVDLTGPQPQAALIARVNRAGRLEWCLPKGHLEGVETPEQAAVREIAEETGITGRVLRPLGTIDYWFSVEGRRIHKTVHHFLLEATGGRITVEDDPDCEAVEAAWVAVPDLVERLAFSNERRIARVAGEILASEA; from the coding sequence ATGCCCCCTGGCGAACGCCGGCCCCGGCCCCGCCCGGGTGCCCGGGAGGTCGCGGCGCGCCCGGGGGAGCCCGAGCGCCGCGCCGCGCGCGGCTCCTCGCCCGCGGGCGCCCGGCCGGCCTCGCGCCCGGGCCGCGGGGGCGTGCGCACGGTGGAGGAGACCTCCGCCGGCGGCCTGGTGGTCGACCTGACGGGCCCGCAGCCGCAGGCGGCGCTCATCGCGCGGGTCAACCGCGCCGGGCGCCTGGAGTGGTGCCTGCCCAAGGGCCACCTGGAGGGCGTGGAGACGCCCGAGCAGGCCGCCGTGCGCGAGATCGCCGAGGAGACCGGCATCACCGGGCGGGTCCTGCGGCCCCTCGGCACGATCGACTACTGGTTCTCCGTGGAGGGCCGGCGCATCCACAAGACCGTGCACCACTTCCTGCTCGAGGCGACCGGCGGGCGCATCACGGTGGAGGACGACCCGGACTGCGAGGCGGTCGAGGCGGCGTGGGTGGCGGTGCCGGACCTCGTCGAGCGCCTCGCCTTCTCCAACGAGCGGCGGATCGCGCGCGTGGCCGGCGAGATCCTCGCGAGCGAGGCGTGA
- a CDS encoding CCA tRNA nucleotidyltransferase yields the protein MPDAPDDATPGARDASRPAPAPAQVAAARRRAVAELARVAPLVEELGRRFAAAGHEVALVGGPVRDAFLGRLGGAGAFDLDFTTSARPEQTLELLRGWADAHWDVGREFGTIGARRGDVVVEVTTYRADRYDPDSRKPEVAFGSSLEGDLSRRDLTVNAMALRLPSLEFVDPFGGLADLAARVLRTPVAPERSFADDPLRMMRLARFASQLRFAPAPAALAAATALADRIGIVSAERVRTELEKLLLGADPRAGLSVLVGTGLADRVLPELPALRLEIDEHHRHKDVYEHTLTVLEQAIALEDSPDLVLRLAALLHDVGKPATRRFEPGGGVSFHHHEVVGAKMTARRLKALRFDKETTRAVARLVELHLRFHGYGDGEWTDSAVRRYVTDAGPLLDRLHKLTRSDSTTRNRARAARLARAYDDLEARIARLQAAEELAAVRPELGGEEIMRLLGVRPGPVVGRAYQHLLALRLDAGPVGEEAARAELLRWWAEQPESQQPG from the coding sequence GTGCCCGACGCCCCCGACGACGCCACGCCCGGCGCGCGCGACGCCTCGCGACCGGCACCGGCCCCGGCGCAGGTGGCCGCGGCGCGACGGCGGGCGGTCGCCGAGCTCGCCCGCGTGGCGCCGCTGGTCGAGGAGCTGGGACGCCGCTTCGCCGCCGCCGGGCACGAGGTCGCCCTGGTGGGCGGGCCCGTGCGCGACGCCTTCCTCGGGCGCCTGGGCGGCGCCGGGGCGTTCGACCTGGACTTCACCACCAGCGCCCGCCCGGAGCAGACCCTGGAGCTGCTGCGGGGGTGGGCCGACGCGCACTGGGACGTCGGCCGGGAGTTCGGCACCATCGGCGCCCGCCGGGGCGACGTCGTCGTCGAGGTGACCACCTACCGCGCCGACCGCTACGACCCCGACTCGCGCAAGCCGGAGGTGGCGTTCGGGAGCTCCCTCGAGGGCGACCTGTCGCGGCGCGACCTGACGGTCAACGCCATGGCGCTGCGGCTGCCGTCGCTGGAGTTCGTCGACCCCTTCGGGGGCCTGGCCGACCTCGCGGCCCGGGTGCTGCGAACGCCCGTCGCGCCCGAGCGGTCCTTCGCCGACGACCCGCTGCGGATGATGCGCCTGGCCCGCTTCGCCAGCCAGCTGCGCTTCGCCCCCGCACCGGCGGCGCTGGCCGCCGCGACCGCGCTGGCCGACCGCATCGGCATCGTCTCCGCCGAGCGCGTGCGCACCGAGCTGGAGAAGCTGCTGCTCGGGGCCGACCCGCGCGCCGGGCTGAGCGTGCTCGTCGGCACCGGCCTGGCCGACCGGGTGCTGCCCGAGCTGCCCGCGCTGCGCCTGGAGATCGACGAGCACCACCGCCACAAGGACGTCTACGAGCACACCCTCACGGTGCTCGAGCAGGCGATCGCCCTCGAGGACTCCCCGGACCTGGTGCTGCGCCTGGCCGCGCTGCTGCACGACGTCGGCAAGCCCGCCACGCGCCGCTTCGAGCCCGGCGGCGGCGTGAGCTTCCACCACCACGAGGTCGTCGGCGCGAAGATGACCGCTCGGCGCCTGAAGGCGCTGCGCTTCGACAAGGAGACGACGCGGGCCGTCGCCCGGCTCGTCGAGCTGCACCTGCGCTTCCACGGCTACGGGGACGGCGAGTGGACCGACTCCGCGGTGCGCCGCTACGTCACCGACGCCGGTCCCCTGCTGGACCGGCTGCACAAGCTGACCCGCTCCGACTCCACCACGCGCAACCGGGCCCGGGCGGCGCGGCTGGCGCGCGCCTACGACGACCTGGAGGCCCGCATCGCCCGCCTGCAGGCGGCGGAGGAGCTGGCCGCCGTCCGCCCCGAGCTGGGGGGCGAGGAGATCATGCGGCTGCTCGGGGTGCGGCCGGGGCCCGTCGTCGGGCGCGCGTACCAGCACCTGCTGGCGCTGCGCCTGGACGCCGGGCCGGTCGGCGAGGAGGCCGCGCGCGCGGAGCTGCTGCGCTGGTGGGCCGAGCAGCCGGAGTCGCAGCAGCCGGGGTGA
- a CDS encoding MFS transporter codes for MRVRTVLGTGVHDRGGRGGSAGFRAVLAGAPYRRLLAVRLASQAGDGAFQAGLAALVLFSPERAATPLLVAVATTTAVLPFTLVGPFAGVLLDRWPRQRALLVCNAARVALGLACAAVVAAGAPGGVLLVLVLTALSVNRFLLAGLGAALPHAAPAPLLVAANAVTPTAGTGAFAAGAVAGAGARTALGASPSTDAVVLVAAALGWALAAALTLRIGREDLGPDAGPDASGSAAPSAAAARDIARELAEGAAHVRSRPAVRTALGVIGAHRVAFGVSTLLTVLLARGHLAASPGDVDAALGLLALVAAAAGAGALAAAVLVPPLARRTGVRPVVLAALVLGAATQAVLVPGVTRPGLVAAGAALGLAGQAVKIGVDTVVQTGVEDAVRGRAFALYDVVFNAATVLGALAAVLVVPADGRSPALHAVLAAGYALTAVAAALQPVESDERAPPRDR; via the coding sequence ATGCGCGTCCGGACCGTTCTCGGCACCGGAGTGCATGATCGCGGGGGGAGGGGGGGTTCCGCGGGGTTCCGCGCCGTCCTCGCCGGGGCGCCCTACCGGCGGCTGCTCGCCGTCCGCCTCGCCAGCCAGGCCGGGGACGGCGCGTTCCAGGCGGGGCTGGCCGCGCTGGTGCTGTTCTCCCCCGAGCGGGCGGCGACCCCGCTGCTCGTCGCGGTCGCGACGACGACGGCGGTGCTGCCGTTCACCCTGGTCGGGCCGTTCGCCGGGGTGCTGCTGGACCGCTGGCCGCGCCAGCGCGCCCTGCTGGTCTGCAACGCCGCACGGGTCGCGCTCGGGCTGGCGTGCGCGGCCGTCGTGGCGGCCGGGGCGCCCGGCGGCGTCCTGCTCGTGCTCGTGCTGACCGCGCTGTCGGTGAACCGGTTCCTGCTCGCCGGGCTCGGCGCGGCCCTGCCGCACGCCGCGCCGGCGCCGCTGCTCGTGGCCGCCAACGCCGTCACCCCGACCGCGGGCACGGGCGCCTTCGCCGCCGGCGCCGTGGCGGGCGCGGGCGCGCGCACCGCGCTGGGGGCCTCGCCGAGCACCGACGCCGTCGTCCTCGTCGCCGCCGCGCTGGGGTGGGCGCTCGCCGCGGCGCTGACTCTGCGCATCGGGCGCGAGGACCTCGGGCCGGACGCCGGGCCCGACGCCTCCGGCAGCGCCGCGCCGTCCGCCGCCGCGGCCCGTGACATCGCGCGGGAACTCGCCGAGGGCGCGGCGCACGTGCGGTCCCGGCCGGCCGTGCGCACCGCCCTGGGCGTCATCGGCGCGCACCGGGTCGCCTTCGGGGTCTCCACCCTCCTCACGGTGCTGCTGGCGCGCGGGCACCTGGCGGCCTCCCCCGGCGACGTGGACGCCGCCCTGGGGCTGCTCGCCCTCGTCGCCGCGGCCGCCGGGGCGGGCGCCCTGGCCGCTGCCGTCCTCGTCCCCCCGCTGGCCCGGCGCACCGGCGTGCGACCGGTGGTGCTCGCGGCGCTCGTCCTGGGTGCGGCCACCCAGGCGGTGCTCGTGCCCGGGGTGACCAGGCCCGGCCTGGTGGCCGCGGGCGCCGCGCTGGGCCTGGCCGGGCAGGCGGTGAAGATCGGCGTCGACACGGTCGTCCAGACGGGCGTCGAGGACGCCGTGCGCGGCCGCGCCTTCGCCCTCTACGACGTCGTGTTCAACGCCGCCACCGTGCTGGGGGCGCTGGCCGCGGTGCTCGTCGTCCCCGCCGACGGCCGCTCGCCCGCCCTGCACGCGGTGCTCGCCGCCGGCTACGCCCTCACGGCGGTCGCGGCGGCCCTGCAGCCCGTCGAGTCGGACGAACGGGCTCCTCCGCGCGACCGGTGA